From one Dysidea avara chromosome 9, odDysAvar1.4, whole genome shotgun sequence genomic stretch:
- the LOC136265625 gene encoding uncharacterized protein isoform X1: MTVCQHHRSSCTCSGMSHKYRFIWHKKNEEKGQISLLEAEMKRISYYGKQRPVLADINKYLVPWWASKWKQLGAQLNIGENKMDIIEYNNPHDCERCCSKMLNDWLNDTLDATWDHLTIAVDKLPSLDVTVQEAFSVLRDRYVTGRFYMSGNHWPPYQPKHYTTLALIHYKEAYADTKVISIKKLAIKGKAIPGECDSSPTEFDGIGTRSGGDIFKNISELFALPSTADKSTFDSGFILIEGVPGIGKTILSKEIAYQWANRNLLENKKLLFLVFLRNIRSTTVKSIEEFVKHILKSGEMAPSIRKYLRESKGKDLVVVLDGYDELSEEDKKDSYIADIISRQVLSHCLLVVTSRPIASLPLRHIADCRLEIVGFTEEDRLDYIKSALSNSRDRVEDLQDYLKSNPTINALCYIPLNMTILLCLCKKGIGNLPKTQTEMYKKFIVMTITRFLQKVDKNVSDIGIVNLNNLPHPHNEILQELSRFAFEALKCDKLVFKLDEIQEICPSLTTIPSNWNGLGLLNSVTYVEDGIKYVTYHFLHFSIQEYMAAYYMSTLSKNMQIKLLKRTFWLVNYYNTWIMYVGITGGESFPLQHFLSENLLQITTKLFNTGISKKLLNSKIKCLHMFQCLAEAQNDDLISSVSFFFKNQVIDLSEQTLLPKDLSTLGFFLIRSLNKHWKELNLSRCSIGNIGCKVLFERFLDKDTRPIVTIDRVDLSFNQLSSSSWFGLFNMLKSWQTSEVVIFDNTPLSDDTSRNLFALIEHVFIQSSNKVCLKSIFMGSFLFGYKLSEEETIGLLCNIRGIESIYFINCSCMELNDFLMKNMLNRQKLNHVHLLGEPLNSTFVEAVGNAVSFYRRNTSWVVYAPSLSDSFAHQMISSLPDVFSNGIVVVVSYNKIQGVINTSSLSSELSDLEILNLIAKIRSLCSIHCPSVTSWNENLQWHGNKSEGIIESFLQLLFSLKNTSVFDIKISLIEANTLFAHRVNYDGISRALICNHSLSAIYLASCNLSMTEYEEIIHYTKNSLLFLCILGCHLKLASLFTVLSKKKCTIRELFLHSMRYVTINDLNIMLSTCQASSVVLVTKDVLVAHNPLSKQLSAAIKLEPSVKVCKFLSCQLNPETCKQIAALLSSINRLDELEFTGCHIGKIECEILCNYILTTRSAPIIWRLLISSCKIAASVSFSLTKVVIVSHVEELIIDYNNYIPYETLSEHLRSNLLLCQQRISLLVSCNGVRSRFFTNVEWKRIAEKLATADSFTRLYLINCQLSCLRHSKVAFGLDKLTNLSHVYILNGTLLETAIVSIFNVFKNRRLELYICDTIAINGKALFDALTDKSFFYELQAKISLAVTMENFMCCYNISQRQFSLLSKNANSSVEHSIIALLHKMECTNKLLVFQNCQLTAVYFAEDNYKIIGVTQLLSLLSSVVSLKHFGIENIVIRKNDACTLTGILNQNTKIEKLFLNNCFQDTDCFNIVIKALHDISSLKVLGFYDNNITEEGVDLIVPVVADNKQLSDLGFGNSSLQDTSIIKLSRAMMSISTILQLGLECNSISEKAADHIADVLAHNTKLQMLRLDDNILQTTGIIQISKALQKITTLSELYIGNNNITEEAADYVAAIVSNNSALKILNLNGNKFQTVGIKKIAKALQNLYLLVELYISNNNITKEAANDIAEVIMNNRNIQKLSLSNNNFQSVGIITVAKALKNITSLTALYIDNNNVTLEAAYDTAEVILYNRKIQTFGLSNNNFQTVGVMTVSKALKRISSLSKLYIDNNNVTVEAADDIAEVIMNNCNLQVLSLSNNILKATGIIKVARALRNIFSLTELYIGSNKINENAIDDIAAVISNNTMLQKLDLSNNSFQRVGIIKIMKALKNIFIPNKSYNDATEGTAVDDVTMVFPRNDKFRVLNLSNCNLQSGGIIIVANCLQSITTLTELYLSNNCITEEAASAIANTILNNAKLKKVDLGDNHFQTQGIISIAKALQRLSSLTELYLHNNNITEEAADDIATVILNNNKLQKLSLSDNKFQTIGTIKVARVLKYVTSLTKLHIKNNDIADEAADDIAAVILNNRKLQKLCLSNNNLKTIGIRKIAKALLNISSLVELDIGNNCINVEAANDIADAVLHNTSLQGLNLNGNFLTSTGVIAVAKSLQCISTLECLALEGNCSTETAANYIVSVLVQNTELHMLNLGNNNLQTTGIIKVAKCLQNITTLTELYLHSNNITEEAAVAIATAIIENKKLQKLDLGKNNFQSSGMLVIAKALQNITSLTELYIYSNNITEKAADDIAEAILNNCALKKLSIGDNDLQTFGTITIASALLQKNFSLTELYLHKNSITEEAADFVANVIQNSYDLKRLNIGDNDFQTLGTIKIAMALQKQNSLIELYLHNNKIAEEAADGVASVILNNHKLQVLSLSDNHFQTIGIIKIARALKNVSSLTKLYINNNNISEEGAGDIAVVILKNRQLKKLHLSNNNLKTIGIRKIAKALLNISSLVELDIGNNCINVEAANDIADAVLHNTSLQGLNLNGNFLTCTGVIAVAKSLQCISTLECLALEGNCSIDFTETVADCIESVLLQNTELHVLNLGNNNLQTTGIIKVTKCLQNITTLTKLYLHSNNITEEAADYVAVVIQNNRNLKALNIGDNHFQALGMIKIAKALQKVFSLTELYLHNNNITKEAADYVAFVILNNNKLQKLSLSDNNFETIGIIKIARALQNISSLTKLYINNTNISDKAADDIAAVVAHNAKLQVLDLSYNHLHTVGIEKIAKALDTLTELNIRFNNVNQYEEHRIEAILQLELMNINSIDYV, translated from the coding sequence ATGTTACTGTACAGGAAGCCTTCAGTGTTTTGAGAGATCGGTATGTTACTGGGAGATTTTATATGTCAGGCAATCATTGGCCTCCTTACCAACCTAAACACTATACAACATTAGCTCTCATTCATTACAAAGAGGCATATGCTGACACAAAAGTAATTTCAATAAAGAAACTAGCTATTAAAGGAAAAGCAATACCAGGGGAATGTGATTCTAGCCCTACTGAGTTTGATGGAATTGGAACTAGATCTGGTGGTGATATCTTTAAGAATATTTCTGAATTGTTTGCACTTCCTTCCACTGCTGATAAGTCAACTTTTGACTCTGGATTTATTTTAATAGAAGGTGTGCCTGGAATAGGAAAGACTATTTTGTCTAAAGAAATTGCTTATCAGTGGGCTAATCGTAACTTATTGGAGAACAAAAAACTTTTGTTCCTTGTATTTCTGCGCAATATTCGTTCAACTACTGTAAAGTCAATCGAAGAGTTTGTGAAGCACAtactaaaaagtggtgaaatggCTCCTAGTATTAGAAAATATCTTCGTGAAAGCAAAGGAAAAGATCTTGTTGTAGTGCTAGATGGATATGATGAGTTGTCTGAGGAAGACAAGAAAGATTCTTATATAGCTGATATAATTAGCCGTCAAGTGTTGTCACATTGTttattagtggtcacctctcgTCCTATTGCCTCGTTACCTCTTCGTCACATTGCAGACTGTAGGTTAGAGATAGTAGGGTTTACTGAGGAAGATCGACTGGATTACATAAAATCTGCTTTATCTAATTCTCGTGACAGAGTAGAAGATCTTCAGGATTATTTGAAATCTAATCCTACTATCAATGCACTTTGTTATATTCCTTTAAACATGACTATACTGCTTTGCCTTTGTAAGAAGGGAATTGGCAACTTACCAAAAACCCAAACGGAAATGTATAAAAAGTTTATTGTAATGACAATTACCAGATTCCTTCAAAAAGTAGATAAAAATGTGTCTGATATTGGTATTGTCAATTTAAACAACTTGCCTCATCCACACAATGAGATACTCCAAGAACTATCACGGTTTGCATTTGAAGCATTAAAATGCGATAAGTTAGTGTTCAAATTAGATGAAATACAGGAAATATGTCCTAGTTTAACCACAATTCCTAGTAACTGGAATGGTTTAGGTTTGCTAAATTCTGTTACTTATGTTGAAGATGGTATTAAGTATGTTACATAccattttcttcatttttcaaTTCAAGAGTACATGGCAGCCTACTATATGTCAACACTGTCAAAAAACATGCAGATCAAGCTTCTAAAACGCACATTTTGGTTGGTCAACTATTACAATACATGGATTATGTATGTGGGCATAACTGGTGGAGAAAGTTTTCCACTACAACATTTTTTGTCTGAAAACCTGCTTCAGATAACTACCAAACTATTCAATACTGGTATTTCCAAGAAGCTGTTAAATAGCAAAATAAAGTGTCTGCATATGTTTCAGTGTCTTGCAGAAGCACAAAATGATGACCTAATATCATCTGTTAGCTTCTTCTTTAAGAATCAAGTAATTGATCTCAGTGAACAGACTTTATTGCCCAAAGATCTAAGCACGCTTGGATTTTTTCTTATACGGTCTCTTAATAAGCACTGGAAAGAGCTCAACTTATCCAGGTGCAGTATAGGAAACATTGGGTGTAAAGTTCTTTTTGAAAGATTTCTAGACAAAGATACTCGTCCCATAGTAACCATTGATAGAGTCGATCTTTCTTTTAATCAGTTAAGTTCCTCGTCTTGGTTTGGTCTATTCAACATGCTTAAGTCATGGCAAACATCAGAAGTTGTAATTTTTGATAATACTCCTCTTAGTGATGATACTTCCAGAAATTTATTTGCTTTGATTGAACATGTTTTCATTCAATCTAGTAATAAAGTATGTTTAAAATCAATTTTCATGGGATCATTTTTATTTGGATACAAACTAAGTGAGGAAGAGACAATTGGTTTACTTTGTAATATCAGAGGTATTGAaagtatttattttattaactGTAGTTGCATGGAATTAAATGATTTTTTAATGAAAAACATGCTAAATAGACAGAAGCTTAATCACGTCCACCTTCTTGGGGAGCCCTTAAATTCAACATTTGTAGAAGCAGTAGGTAATGCAGTATCATTTTATAGAAGGAATACTAGTTGGGTTGTTTATGCACCTTCTTTGTCCGATAGTTTTGCTCATCAAATGATCAGTTCATTACCAGATGTGTTTTCTAATGGCATTGTGGTAGTGGTCAGTTATAACAAAATACAAGGAGTAATAAACACATCTTCTCTAAGTAGTGAACTTTCAGACTTAGAAATACTTAATCTAATTGCAAAGATAAGGTCATTATGTTCTATCCATTGTCCATCTGTAACTTCATGGAATGAGAATCTACAATGGCATGGTAATAAAAGTGAAGGAATAATTGAAAGCTTTCTCCAGCTGCTTTTTTCATTGAAGAATACAAGTGTTTTTGATATAAAAATTTCATTAATTGAAGCAAACACTTTATTTGCTCATAGAGTAAATTATGATGGTATTAGTAGAGCATTGATATGCAACCATTCTTTATCAGCCATTTATCTTGCTAGTTGCAATTTAAGCATGACAGAATATGAAGAAATTATACACTATACAAAAAACTCACTATTATTTCTTTGTATCCTTGGCTGTCATTTAAAATTAGCATCGTTGTTTACTGTATTATCAAAGAAGAAATGTACAATAAGAGAGCTATTTTTACACAGTATGCGTTATGTTACTATTAATGATTTGAATATCATGCTGTCCACTTGTCAAGCGTCTTCAGTTGTGTTAGTTACTAAAGATGTACTCGTAGCTCATAATCCCCTTAGTAAACAATTGTCAGCAGCTATCAAGTTAGAACCATCAGTCAAGGTATGTAAATTTCTTAGCTGTCAATTGAATCCTGAAACCTGTAAACAAATTGCAGCTCTTCTGAGTTCTATAAATAGATTGGACGAACTGGAATTTACTGGTTGCCATATTGGAAAGATTGAGTGTGAAATTCTATGTAATTACATACTTACTACAAGATCTGCACCAATTATATGGAGACTGCTCATTTCCTCATGCAAAATTGCCGCATCAGTGTCATTTTCTCTTACAAAGGTTGTTATTGTGAGTCATGTTGAAGAACTGATTATTGACTACAACAATTATATCCCTTATGAAACTTTATCTGAACATTTAAGAAGTAATTTATTACTGTGCCAACAGAGAATCTCCCTCCTTGTATCTTGTAATGGTGTAAGAAGTAGGTTCTTTACTAATGTGGAGTGGAAGAGAATTGCTGAAAAACTTGCAACTGCTGACTCATTCACTCGCTTATATTTGATTAATTGTCAACTGTCTTGTTTGAGGCATAGCAAAGTAGCTTTTGGTTTGGACAAATTAACAAATTTatcacatgtgtacatacttAATGGCACTTTACTTGAAACTGCTATTGTAAGCATTTTCAATGTGTTTAAGAACAGAAGGTTGGAATTGTATATATGTGATACCATAGCCATTAATGGTAAAGCATTGTTCGATGCCCTCACTGACAAATCTTTTTTCTATGAATTGCAAGCTAAAATAAGTCTTGCAGTTACAATGGAAAATTTCATGTGTTGCTACAATATATCTCAAAGGCAATTTTCTTTATTATCAAAAAATGCTAATAGTTCAGTGGAACACAGTATTATTGCACTACTTCATAAAATGGAATGCACTAACAAGTTATTAGTGTTTCAAAATTGCCAACTAACTGCAGTATATTTTGCTGAAGacaattacaaaataataggCGTTACACAATTACTTTCCTTACTTTCCTCTGTTGTATCTCTTAAAcactttggcattgaaaatATTGTAATCAGAAAAAATGATGCTTGTACCTTGACAGGTATTCTAAATCAAAATACTAAAATAGAAAAGCTGTTTTTGAACAACTGCTTTCAAGATACCGACTGTTTTAACATTGTCATAAAAGCATTACATGATATCTCAAGTTTAAAAGTTTTGGGATTTTATGACAATAACATTACAGAGGAAGGAGTAGATCTTATTGTTCCGGTGGTAGCAGATAATAAACAACTGAGTGACCTTGGTTTTGGAAATAGCAGCCTTCAAGATACTAGTATCATAAAATTATCCAGAGCTATGATGAGCATTTCCACAATACTACAATTGGGTTTAGAATGCAACAGTATTAGTGAAAAAGCAGCAGACCATATTGCAGATGTTTTAGCacataatactaaactacaaatGCTCCGTCTTGATGATAACATTCTGCAGACAACTGGTATTATTCAAATTTCTAAGGCATTGCAAAAGATCACTACACTTTCTGAATTATATATTGGTAACAACAATATcactgaagaagcagcagattATGTTGCAGCTATTGTAAGTAATAATAGTGCATTAAAAATTCTTAACCTCAATGGCAATAAGTTTCAAACGGTTGGTATTAAAAAAATAGCGAAAGCATTGCAGAATTTATATCTACTTGTTGAGTTGTACATCAGCAACAACAATATTACTAAAGAAGCAGCAAATGatatagcagaagttataatGAACAATAGAAATATACAAAAACTCAgtctcagtaataataattttcaaTCCGTTGGTATTATTACAGTGGCAAAAGCACTGAAAAATATTACTTCACTAACTGCATTGTACATTGATAACAACAACGTTACTTTAGAAGCAGCATATGATACAGCAGAGgttatactgtataatagaaAAATACAAACATTTGGTCTCAGTAATAACAACTTTCAAACAGTTGGTGTCATGACAGTGTCAAAAGCACTTAAGAGAATTTCTTCACTATCAAAATTGTACATTGACAACAATAATGTTACTgtagaagcagcagatgacatagCAGAGGTTATAATGAATAATTGTaacttacaagtacttagccTTAGTAATAACATTTTAAAAGCAACTGGTATAATAAAAGTGGCAAGAGCCCTGCGGAACATATTCTCACTTACTGAGTTGTACATTGGtagcaacaaaattaatgaaaatgcaatagatgatatagcagctgtgATATCAAATAACACTATGTTGCAAAAACTTGATCTGAGTAACAACTCTTTTCAAAGGGTAGGTATTATTAAAATAATGAAGGCACTAAAAAACATTTTCATTCCAAATAAATCATACAATGATGCTACAGAAGGCACTGCTGTTGATGATGTAACAATGGTGTTTCCACGAAATGATAAATTCCGGGTACTAAATCTTAGCAATTGCAATCTTCAATCAGGAGGTATTATAATTGTTGCAAACTGCTTGCAAAGTATTACAACACTAACTGAATTGTACCTCAGCAACAACTGTATTACCGAGGAAGCAGCAAGCGCTATAGCTAATACAATACTGAATAATGCCAAATTAAAAAAAGTCGATCTTGGTGATAATCATTTTCAAACACAAGGTATAATAAGTATAGCAAAAGCATTACAGAGGTTATCTTCACTTACTGAATTGTACctccataataataatattaccgaagaagcagcagatgacatagCAACTGTTATACTGAACAACAATAAACTGCAAAAGCTTAGCCTTAGTGATAACAAATTTCAAACAATTGGTACAATAAAAGTAGCAAGAGTATTAAAATATGTTACTTCACTTACTAAATTGCATATTAAGAACAACGATATTgctgatgaagcagcagatgatatagcagctgttaTACTGAATAATAGAAAGCTACAAAAACTTTGccttagtaataataatttgaAAACAATTGGTATAAGGAAAATAGCAAAAGCTTTACTGAATATTTCTTCACTTGTTGAATTGGACATTGGTAACAATTGCATTAATGTTGAGGCAGCAAATGATATCGCAGATGCTGTACTACATAACACTTCACTACAAGGACTTAACCTCAATGGAAATTTTCTTACATCCACTGGTGTTATAGCAGTGGCAAAATCTCTTCAGTGTATTAGCACTTTAGAATGTTTAGCTTTAGAAGGAAACTGCAGCACTGAGACAGCTGCAAATTACATAGTCTCTGTTCTAGTACAAAACACTGAACTTCATATGCTAAACCTTGGTAACAATAATCTTCAGACAACTGGTATCATTAAAGTGGCCAAGTGTTTACAAAATATTACAACACTTACTGAGTTGTACCTCCACAGCAACAATAttactgaagaagcagcagtTGCTATAGCAACTGCCATAATAGAAAATAAAAAACTGCAAAAACTTGATCTtggtaaaaataattttcagtCATCTGGAATGCTTGTAATAGCAAAAGCACTGCAAAACATTACTTCCCTTACTGAATTGTACATCTATAGTAACAATATTACTGaaaaagcagcagatgatattgcagaGGCTATTTTGAATAATTGTGCACTCAAGAAACTTAGCATTGGTGATAATGACTTGCAAACATTTGGTACAATAACGATAGCAAGTGCATTATTGCAGAAGAATTTTTCACTTACAGAGTTGTACCTCCATAAAAACAGTAttactgaagaagcagcagattTTGTAGCAAATGTCATACAAAACAGCTATGACTTGAAAAGACTTAACATTGGTGATAATGATTTTCAAACACTTGGTACTATAAAAATAGCAATGGCATTACAGAAACAAAATTCCCTTATTGAATTGTACCTCCACAATAACAAAATTgctgaagaagcagcagatggTGTAGCAAGTGTTATACTGAACAACCATAAACTGCAGGTACTTAGCCTTAGTGATAACCACTTTCAAACAATTGGTATAATAAAAATAGCAAGAGCATTAAAGAATGTTTCTTCCCTTACTAAATTATATATCAATAACAACAATATTTCTGAAGAAGGTGCAGGTGATATAGCAGTTGTTATCCTGAAAAATAGACAGTTAAAGAAACTTCAtcttagtaataataatttgaAAACAATTGGAATAAGGAAAATAGCAAAAGCTTTACTGAATATTTCTTCACTTGTTGAATTGGACATTGGTAACAATTGCATTAATGTTGAGGCAGCAAATGATATCGCAGATGCTGTATTACATAACACTTCACTACAAGGACTTAACCTCAATGGAAATTTTCTTACATGCACTGGTGTTATAGCAGTGGCAAAATCTCTTCAGTGTATTAGCACTTTAGAATGTTTAGCTTTAGAAGGAAACTGTAGTATTGATTTCACTGAAACAGTTGCAGATTGCATAGAgtctgttttattacaaaacACTGAACTTCATGTGCTAAACCTTGGTAATAATAATCTTCAGACAACTGGTATAATTAAAGTGACTAAGTGTTTACAAAATATTACAACACTTACCAAGTTGTACCTTCACAGCAACAATAttactgaagaagcagcagattATGTAGCAGTTGTCATACAGAATAACCGTAATCTGAAAGCATTGAACATCGGTGATAATCATTTTCAAGCACTTGgcatgataaaaatagcaaaaGCATTACAGAAGGTTTTTTCTCTTACTGAATTGTACctccataataataatattaccaaagAAGCAGCAGATTATGTAGCGTTTGTTATACTGAACAACAATAAACTGCAAAAACTTAGTCTAAGTGATAACAACTTTGAAACAATTGGTATAATAAAAATAGCAAGagcattacaaaatatttcctCCCTTACTAAATTGTATATCAATAATACCAATATTTCTGAtaaagcagcagatgatatagcagctgttgTAGCACACAATGCTAAATTACAAGTGCTAGATCTTAGTTACAATCACCTTCACACAGTTGGAATTGAAAAAATAGCTAAAGCATTGGATACACTTACTGAGTTGAACATCAGGTTCAACAATGTTAATCAGTATGAAGAACATAGGATAGAAGCCATTTTGCAACTAGAGTTAATGAATATTAATAGTATAGACTATGTCTAG